The Rhodoferax sediminis genome has a segment encoding these proteins:
- a CDS encoding IclR family transcriptional regulator, which yields MNTSPPERHQMFATSLANGLLILKSFKVGEPALNNREFVERTGLSKATVSRLTYTLGELGFLKYDAEQRRYRLGSTTLSIGYPLMASLTIRQVARPFMKALADHARGSVSLGMRDRSNAVYIETVRGHEAIAFRPDIGGSMPLLATAIGRAWLAGIGEEQRHQVLKHIQAEHPDAWKKHRRAVQASLRNYEATGFCISRGDWQQDIHAVAVPMQLVVDGETLVFNCGVPAVLLSQSTLEADLGPRLLRMVRDVERAYLAQQGSVN from the coding sequence ATGAATACATCGCCTCCCGAACGTCACCAGATGTTTGCTACCAGCCTGGCCAATGGGCTTTTGATTCTCAAGAGCTTCAAGGTGGGTGAGCCCGCGCTCAACAATCGCGAATTCGTCGAGAGAACCGGCTTGTCCAAAGCGACGGTGTCGCGCCTGACCTACACGCTGGGCGAGCTGGGGTTTCTCAAGTACGACGCGGAGCAGCGGCGCTACCGCCTGGGCTCGACGACGTTGTCGATAGGCTATCCCCTCATGGCAAGCTTGACCATCCGGCAGGTGGCGCGGCCCTTCATGAAGGCGCTGGCGGATCACGCGCGCGGCTCGGTGTCGCTGGGCATGCGTGACCGCTCCAACGCGGTGTACATTGAGACCGTCCGAGGCCATGAAGCAATTGCCTTTCGTCCGGACATAGGTGGCTCCATGCCCCTGTTGGCGACGGCCATCGGCCGGGCGTGGCTGGCCGGCATTGGCGAGGAGCAACGCCATCAGGTGCTCAAACACATTCAAGCCGAACACCCCGATGCATGGAAGAAGCACCGCCGTGCAGTGCAAGCATCGCTTCGCAACTACGAGGCCACCGGTTTTTGCATCTCGCGTGGTGATTGGCAGCAGGATATTCATGCCGTGGCGGTGCCGATGCAACTGGTGGTCGATGGCGAAACGCTGGTTTTCAACTGTGGTGTGCCAGCGGTGTTGTTGAGCCAAAGTACGCTCGAAGCCGACTTGGGGCCACGACTCTTGCGCATGGTTCGCGACGTGGAACGCGCCTACCTGGCGCAGCAGGGTTCAGTAAACTGA
- a CDS encoding acyl-CoA dehydrogenase family protein, which yields MIRDPQGFEIFLGRLRDFVRTRLVPREADVARLDEVPADVVAEMAAQGLFGFSIPEAYGGAGMTTEELVLAAMELSQCSVAFRARVGTNTGIGSEALVIEGSEEQKRRYLPDMVSGQLTGCFALTEPEAGSDAATLKTTAVRDGDTYILNGTKCFITNAPIAGLFTVMARTDPANPGAGGVSAFLVERGTPGLTTGKPYQKMGQAGSPVSEVHFDNCRVPLKSLIGDTEGRGFKIAMKVLNKQRIHLSALCIGPAIRMLDDAVQYTATRKQFGQPVAAFQLVQALIADCQTEIHAARALVLETARKRDEGVDVTMEASICKYFASEMCGRVADRCVQMLGGYGFIADNSIERFYRDVRLFRLYEGTSQIHQLNIAKRTLSKAGFDIKS from the coding sequence GTGATTCGAGATCCCCAGGGCTTTGAGATATTTCTTGGAAGGCTGCGCGACTTTGTTCGCACGCGCCTGGTGCCTCGGGAAGCCGACGTGGCTCGCCTCGATGAGGTGCCGGCCGATGTGGTGGCCGAGATGGCCGCACAGGGACTGTTCGGCTTCTCGATCCCGGAGGCATACGGCGGTGCGGGCATGACCACCGAGGAGTTGGTGCTCGCCGCAATGGAGTTGTCCCAGTGCTCGGTCGCCTTTCGCGCCCGCGTCGGCACTAACACGGGAATTGGTTCCGAGGCGCTGGTGATCGAGGGTTCTGAAGAGCAGAAGCGGCGCTACCTGCCGGATATGGTTAGCGGCCAGCTCACCGGTTGCTTTGCTCTCACGGAGCCTGAAGCAGGGTCGGACGCGGCGACGCTCAAGACAACAGCCGTGCGCGACGGCGATACCTATATCCTAAATGGAACCAAGTGCTTCATCACCAACGCACCCATCGCCGGTCTGTTCACCGTGATGGCCCGCACCGACCCAGCCAACCCGGGTGCGGGCGGTGTATCGGCATTCCTGGTTGAGCGTGGCACGCCGGGTCTGACCACGGGCAAGCCGTATCAGAAGATGGGGCAGGCGGGCTCGCCGGTGTCGGAGGTGCACTTCGACAACTGCCGCGTGCCGCTGAAAAGCCTCATTGGCGATACTGAAGGGCGAGGCTTCAAGATCGCCATGAAGGTGCTCAACAAGCAACGCATCCACCTCTCGGCGCTGTGCATCGGCCCGGCCATTCGCATGCTGGACGACGCCGTGCAGTACACCGCAACCCGCAAGCAGTTTGGCCAGCCGGTGGCGGCGTTCCAGCTGGTGCAGGCCCTGATCGCTGACTGCCAGACCGAGATTCATGCCGCTCGTGCGTTGGTGCTCGAGACCGCGCGCAAGCGCGATGAAGGGGTTGACGTCACCATGGAGGCGTCCATCTGCAAGTACTTCGCCTCCGAAATGTGTGGCCGGGTCGCCGACCGATGCGTGCAGATGCTCGGCGGCTACGGCTTCATCGCCGATAACAGCATTGAGCGTTTCTATCGCGATGTGCGGCTTTTCAGGCTCTACGAGGGAACCAGCCAGATTCACCAGCTCAACATCGCCAAGCGCACCCTTAGCAAGGCGGGATTCGACATTAAGAGCTGA
- a CDS encoding Bug family tripartite tricarboxylate transporter substrate binding protein, producing the protein MHRRTLLIAGAFALSISSAAFAQDTYPNKPIKLIVGYAPGGSADIAARLAAQKLTLELKQPVIVENRPGAGGNIGSEVVAHARPDGYTLLMAATAQIVINPSLYKKMTFDPAKDLAPITLMQNEYNLMVVTPSVPAKTLKEFIAYAKANPTAVTFASPGIGTPAHLAGELMNQLAGLKMLHVPYKGTAPAVSDLVAGHVTMAIDNMPALLPQVKAGALRALAVASEHRAPAAPDVPTAQEAGLPGFVVPAWKGMMAPAGTPRPIIDKLHAAMVKILAMPDVRKQMINLGAEPAGGTPEQFAEMIKAQTVKWAALVKSTGTTLD; encoded by the coding sequence ATGCATCGTCGAACATTATTGATAGCTGGCGCATTCGCGCTGTCCATTTCGAGCGCAGCTTTCGCGCAAGACACTTACCCAAACAAGCCCATCAAGCTGATCGTCGGGTACGCGCCGGGCGGTTCGGCCGATATCGCGGCACGACTGGCCGCGCAGAAACTGACCCTGGAATTGAAACAGCCGGTCATCGTGGAAAACCGTCCCGGTGCGGGCGGCAACATTGGTAGCGAGGTGGTCGCCCATGCTCGGCCCGACGGCTATACGCTGCTGATGGCCGCGACGGCGCAGATTGTGATCAACCCGAGCCTGTACAAGAAGATGACGTTCGATCCGGCCAAGGATCTGGCTCCTATAACGCTGATGCAGAACGAATACAACCTGATGGTGGTCACACCCTCGGTTCCCGCGAAAACGCTTAAGGAATTCATCGCCTATGCCAAGGCCAATCCGACCGCAGTAACCTTCGCATCGCCCGGCATTGGCACGCCAGCACACCTGGCCGGTGAACTCATGAACCAGCTCGCTGGGTTGAAAATGCTGCATGTCCCGTACAAGGGTACGGCTCCCGCGGTGAGTGATCTCGTGGCCGGGCACGTCACAATGGCAATCGACAACATGCCGGCGCTGTTGCCGCAGGTCAAGGCCGGAGCGTTGCGTGCACTGGCCGTCGCCAGCGAACATCGAGCGCCAGCGGCGCCTGACGTTCCCACTGCACAGGAGGCGGGCCTTCCGGGTTTCGTGGTACCGGCCTGGAAGGGAATGATGGCCCCTGCAGGGACGCCTAGGCCCATTATCGACAAGCTTCATGCGGCGATGGTGAAGATCCTCGCCATGCCGGACGTTCGGAAACAAATGATCAATCTGGGTGCGGAGCCAGCCGGCGGCACACCAGAGCAGTTTGCTGAAATGATCAAGGCTCAAACGGTCAAATGGGCGGCTCTGGTGAAGTCCACGGGCACAACGCTGGACTAA
- a CDS encoding tripartite tricarboxylate transporter substrate binding protein, with amino-acid sequence MQKRNLLAALGALAVLATQPAMAQQAYPSRPIRLIVPYAAGGGTDTAARAMSQKLGELLGQPVIVEDKPGASTQIGTNYVVRAAPDGYTLLMGTANLATNVALFAHLPYNVQTDLEPVSLITKVPVFIFANAKSPIKSVADLVAQSQSASGGLSFASAGTGSIPHLAGELFKTESKSHLQHIPYKGSSEAAAALIGGQVPVSFDTLGPNFAQVKSGALIALAIAMPTRSSLLPNVPTLKELGYPMEAYSWWGVLAPRGTPAPIVAQLNKEIQTVLQTPKVRELLLQQGIEPVGSTPAEFSAHIQTETARWTNVAQRAGIKPQ; translated from the coding sequence ATGCAAAAACGTAATCTGCTGGCTGCCCTGGGGGCACTAGCGGTACTGGCAACTCAGCCCGCAATGGCGCAGCAAGCGTATCCGTCAAGGCCAATCCGGCTGATCGTGCCATACGCGGCCGGTGGCGGCACCGACACAGCCGCGCGGGCGATGAGCCAAAAACTGGGCGAACTGCTGGGTCAGCCGGTGATTGTGGAAGACAAGCCAGGAGCGTCCACTCAAATTGGCACTAACTACGTGGTAAGGGCGGCACCTGACGGGTACACCTTATTGATGGGGACCGCCAACTTGGCGACTAACGTCGCGCTGTTCGCACACTTGCCTTACAACGTCCAAACGGACCTGGAACCAGTATCTCTGATCACGAAGGTCCCCGTATTCATCTTCGCAAACGCAAAGTCGCCAATCAAGAGCGTAGCCGACCTGGTTGCGCAGTCCCAAAGCGCTTCGGGTGGCCTGTCCTTCGCGAGTGCAGGGACCGGCAGTATTCCGCATCTTGCTGGGGAACTGTTCAAGACCGAGTCGAAAAGCCATCTGCAACACATTCCCTATAAGGGCAGTTCGGAGGCCGCGGCGGCATTGATTGGAGGGCAAGTGCCCGTGAGCTTCGACACCCTCGGCCCCAATTTTGCGCAGGTCAAGTCGGGTGCGTTGATCGCGCTGGCCATTGCAATGCCGACCCGCTCCAGTCTGCTGCCCAACGTACCGACTCTCAAGGAGTTGGGCTATCCAATGGAAGCCTATTCATGGTGGGGCGTTCTCGCGCCACGCGGCACACCTGCGCCCATCGTCGCGCAGCTGAACAAGGAAATTCAGACGGTGTTGCAGACCCCAAAAGTGCGAGAACTCCTGCTGCAACAAGGCATCGAGCCGGTCGGCAGCACGCCAGCCGAGTTTTCCGCGCACATTCAGACCGAAACCGCGAGATGGACGAATGTTGCCCAGCGTGCAGGCATCAAACCGCAATGA
- a CDS encoding acyl-CoA dehydrogenase family protein, which yields MFGHSEKLLELRDRVRHFVESEAIPRERIELAHDVQALDRVAHVLREKAKTAGIYAPQLPVELGGLGLSWRDRAVVLEEAGRSFLGPIAMNCAPPDQPNMINLIQQGSPQQRTKYLEPLIRGDIRSCFAMTEPAPGAGSDPSMLKTTAQRRPGGWVIDGHKWFISGAVDAAFAIVLAQTAEGATTFIVDADNPGYRVVRNIPSIDGFQIGGHGEIELHDCEVTDDAVLGEVGQGLAYAQLRLEPARLSHCMRFIGRASRAMGIAQEYVKTRFSFGKPLADLQQIQAMVADSHIDLHACRLMTWHAAAKMDAGESVKHESAMTKVFVSEAVGRVADRAAQMMGALGMSEDTPVSLILRELRPFRIYDGASELHRATLARRILKSSLRP from the coding sequence ATTTTTGGCCACAGCGAGAAGCTGCTGGAACTCAGGGACCGTGTGCGTCATTTCGTGGAAAGCGAAGCAATTCCGCGCGAGCGAATCGAGTTGGCGCATGACGTTCAGGCATTGGATCGCGTCGCGCATGTTCTGCGCGAGAAAGCCAAGACGGCGGGTATCTACGCGCCGCAGCTCCCGGTCGAGTTGGGGGGGCTTGGCCTGTCATGGCGCGACCGTGCCGTCGTACTCGAAGAAGCGGGCCGCAGCTTTCTCGGGCCGATCGCCATGAACTGCGCGCCGCCTGACCAGCCCAACATGATCAATTTGATCCAGCAAGGCTCGCCACAGCAGCGTACCAAATACCTTGAGCCGCTGATCCGGGGCGATATCCGCTCCTGCTTTGCCATGACCGAACCTGCGCCCGGCGCGGGCTCTGACCCGTCCATGCTGAAAACCACCGCCCAACGCCGGCCGGGTGGGTGGGTGATCGATGGACACAAATGGTTCATCAGCGGTGCCGTGGATGCCGCGTTTGCCATTGTGCTGGCCCAAACCGCTGAAGGCGCAACCACCTTCATCGTGGACGCAGACAACCCGGGCTATCGGGTCGTCAGGAACATCCCGAGCATTGACGGCTTTCAGATCGGCGGACACGGCGAGATCGAGCTCCATGACTGCGAGGTGACCGACGACGCGGTGCTGGGTGAGGTGGGGCAAGGCCTCGCTTACGCCCAGCTGCGGCTGGAGCCAGCGCGCCTTTCGCACTGCATGCGGTTTATTGGACGCGCATCTCGCGCAATGGGGATCGCACAGGAGTATGTCAAGACACGCTTTTCCTTTGGCAAGCCGTTGGCCGACCTGCAACAGATCCAGGCCATGGTGGCTGACTCACACATCGACCTGCACGCCTGCAGACTCATGACCTGGCATGCGGCGGCAAAGATGGATGCCGGTGAATCGGTCAAACACGAGTCGGCCATGACCAAGGTGTTTGTGTCCGAGGCCGTGGGCCGGGTGGCCGACCGCGCTGCGCAAATGATGGGTGCACTCGGTATGTCCGAAGACACGCCGGTCTCCCTGATTCTTCGTGAACTGCGGCCGTTCCGCATCTATGACGGTGCGTCGGAGCTGCACCGCGCAACACTGGCGCGGCGAATCCTGAAATCCAGTCTTAGACCCTGA